From a region of the Corallococcus coralloides DSM 2259 genome:
- a CDS encoding adenylate/guanylate cyclase domain-containing protein, whose translation MQRLRIHSSGRRFLHRLGFSLAMAALFGCLLGLLVSQRDTGPVRPDDTPAPLLSPSGFIDGLSRWIDGGERVFYDWRIRQLGEVSERSDRVVLVSIDDDTLAEAQQGPRADIAAYPWPRQVMGGMVHRLVEEGASVVMLDFAYPELSPRACVTPTRSGRGALSQDDDALRALLDQDPGHSVLAFRWGAEGTRTLPPTGRLWPYRVRLGSYPSVTEARTRAQSVLALQRPAFLIPAGKALEVWAGVADEGEGRSLGEQMGTAAAAIQERRAADDAFRVAPSDLFLALASVQVQGLDPEKLLEVRQLQHPVTPLLSQASGYGATTLPADPDGVVRGVPHLVAYSPRGGERYVLPSLPLAAAMRLAGTQKLRYADGRLYIGDKYSVPMDAAGYSLLRWEAPSATRGARGPLARSIRAWNVLLNLFDSQEARPVRFDHDLEGRAVILTNTSSYAPERRVTPIGPGIANGAVLGQALANILASDGITRAPSRVDMLATMGLAFIGAFLALSFSWLLRSVGGAFLFVCVAVAAGAGYVGAAGYVFVHDRVWIAVAGPLWSGGLAFLVTTLYAFRTEQDVREFVHSALGRYVSPDVARLVARDVSLMKPERRQMTVYLCDIEGFTRMSEALPPEQLVPLLNSFLTEMTAVVRATAGQVDKYIGDSVMAFWGAPVRTDRHAHLACEAALKLHAALAQKQPLWEKQFGHRLSVRAGIDTGDLLVGDMGSELKSNYTVMGDAVRMAGRLEAANKEYGTQVLVGQATAQLASDAYVFREVDRVLLRDRPQPVRVHELLGRRGEFSPEKQAGIALYEKALTAYYGRDFILAQELFRRCGVEHGDPVARVYVQRCQRLIQTPPPEDWDGVIRWGRRSTDAR comes from the coding sequence GTGCAACGCCTCCGCATCCACTCCTCTGGCCGCCGCTTCCTCCACCGGCTCGGCTTCTCGCTCGCCATGGCGGCCCTGTTCGGCTGCCTGCTGGGCCTGCTCGTCTCCCAACGTGACACGGGCCCCGTACGGCCGGACGACACGCCCGCGCCCCTGCTGTCGCCCTCCGGCTTCATCGACGGGCTCTCGCGATGGATCGACGGCGGCGAGCGCGTCTTCTACGACTGGCGCATCCGCCAGCTGGGAGAGGTGTCCGAGCGCTCCGACCGCGTGGTGCTCGTCTCCATCGACGACGACACGCTCGCCGAGGCCCAGCAGGGCCCCCGCGCGGACATCGCCGCGTACCCGTGGCCGCGCCAGGTCATGGGCGGCATGGTGCACCGCCTGGTGGAGGAGGGCGCCTCCGTGGTGATGCTGGACTTCGCCTATCCGGAGCTCAGCCCTCGCGCCTGCGTCACCCCCACGCGCTCGGGCCGGGGCGCCCTGTCCCAGGATGACGACGCACTCCGCGCCCTCCTGGACCAGGACCCCGGCCACTCCGTGCTCGCCTTCCGCTGGGGCGCCGAGGGCACCCGCACGCTGCCGCCCACCGGCCGCCTGTGGCCCTACCGCGTCCGTCTGGGCAGCTACCCCAGCGTCACCGAGGCCCGCACCCGCGCCCAGTCCGTCCTCGCCCTCCAGCGCCCCGCGTTCCTCATCCCCGCCGGCAAGGCCCTGGAAGTGTGGGCCGGCGTCGCGGACGAGGGCGAGGGCCGCAGCCTGGGCGAGCAGATGGGCACCGCCGCCGCGGCCATCCAGGAGCGCCGCGCCGCGGACGACGCCTTCCGCGTGGCCCCGTCGGACCTGTTCCTCGCCCTGGCCTCCGTGCAGGTGCAGGGGCTGGATCCGGAGAAGCTCCTGGAGGTGCGCCAGCTCCAGCACCCGGTGACGCCGCTGCTCAGCCAGGCCAGCGGCTACGGCGCCACCACGCTGCCCGCGGACCCCGACGGTGTGGTGCGCGGCGTGCCCCACCTGGTCGCGTACAGCCCGCGCGGTGGCGAGCGCTACGTCCTGCCCTCGCTGCCCCTGGCCGCCGCCATGCGGCTCGCGGGCACGCAGAAGCTGCGGTACGCGGACGGGCGTCTCTACATCGGGGACAAGTACTCCGTGCCCATGGACGCGGCTGGCTACAGCCTGCTGCGCTGGGAGGCTCCGTCCGCCACCCGCGGCGCGCGTGGCCCGCTCGCCCGCTCCATCCGCGCGTGGAACGTGCTGCTCAACCTCTTCGACTCGCAGGAGGCGCGGCCCGTCCGCTTCGACCACGACCTGGAAGGCCGCGCCGTCATCCTCACCAACACCAGCAGCTACGCCCCCGAGCGCCGGGTGACGCCCATCGGGCCGGGAATCGCCAACGGCGCCGTGCTGGGCCAGGCGCTCGCCAACATCCTCGCGTCGGACGGCATCACCCGCGCGCCGTCCCGGGTGGACATGCTCGCCACGATGGGGCTTGCGTTCATTGGCGCGTTCCTGGCGCTGTCGTTCAGCTGGCTCCTGCGCTCCGTGGGCGGCGCCTTCCTCTTCGTCTGCGTGGCGGTGGCGGCCGGGGCGGGCTACGTGGGCGCGGCGGGCTACGTGTTCGTCCATGACCGGGTGTGGATCGCCGTCGCGGGACCGCTGTGGTCCGGCGGGCTCGCGTTCCTGGTGACGACCCTCTACGCCTTCCGCACCGAGCAGGACGTGCGCGAGTTCGTGCACAGCGCGCTGGGCCGCTACGTGAGCCCGGACGTGGCGCGGCTGGTGGCGCGCGACGTGAGCCTGATGAAGCCGGAGCGCCGGCAGATGACCGTGTACCTCTGCGACATCGAGGGCTTCACGCGCATGTCGGAAGCGCTGCCGCCGGAGCAGCTGGTGCCGCTGCTCAACAGCTTCCTCACGGAGATGACCGCCGTGGTGCGCGCCACGGCGGGGCAGGTGGACAAGTACATCGGCGACTCGGTGATGGCCTTCTGGGGCGCGCCCGTGCGCACGGACCGCCACGCGCACCTGGCCTGTGAGGCGGCGCTGAAGCTCCACGCGGCGCTCGCGCAGAAACAGCCCCTCTGGGAGAAGCAGTTCGGCCACCGGCTGTCGGTACGCGCGGGCATCGACACGGGCGATCTGCTGGTGGGCGACATGGGCAGCGAGCTCAAGTCCAATTACACCGTCATGGGCGACGCGGTGCGCATGGCCGGCCGGCTGGAGGCGGCCAACAAGGAGTACGGCACCCAGGTGTTGGTGGGGCAGGCCACCGCGCAGCTCGCCAGCGACGCGTACGTCTTCCGCGAGGTGGACCGCGTGCTCCTGAGAGACCGTCCCCAGCCCGTGCGCGTGCACGAGCTCCTGGGCCGGCGGGGCGAGTTCTCCCCGGAGAAGCAGGCGGGCATCGCCCTCTACGAGAAGGCCCTCACCGCCTACTACGGGCGCGACTTCATCCTGGCCCAGGAGCTGTTCCGCCGCTGCGGCGTGGAGCACGGCGACCCGGTGGCTCGCGTCTACGTCCAGCGCTGCCAGCGCCTCATCCAGACGCCGCCGCCCGAGGACTGGGACGGCGTCATCCGCTGGGGCCGGCGCAGCACGGACGCGCGCTGA
- a CDS encoding YtxH domain-containing protein encodes MLSLKDLKKLDRDDVLDLIGLETRRTTAETALPALGIFAAGVLVGVGVGLLLADKPGQQLRGDLRQRIQGGQDKLATAINNARGTETQAGAGSTVPPGQRTT; translated from the coding sequence ATGCTGAGCCTGAAGGACTTGAAGAAGCTGGACCGCGACGACGTGCTGGACCTCATCGGCCTGGAGACGCGTCGCACGACGGCGGAGACGGCGCTGCCGGCGCTGGGCATCTTCGCGGCGGGCGTGCTCGTGGGCGTGGGCGTGGGCCTGCTGCTCGCGGACAAGCCGGGCCAGCAGCTGCGCGGTGACCTGCGCCAGCGCATCCAGGGCGGCCAGGACAAGCTCGCCACGGCCATCAACAACGCGCGTGGCACGGAGACGCAAGCGGGTGCCGGCTCCACGGTGCCGCCGGGCCAGCGGACGACCTGA
- a CDS encoding DUF3618 domain-containing protein: protein MAASNGHLPRTSAALREEIERTRADLATSVSALKVEVAEVTDWRQWVRKHPYACVGTAFLVGYLVGSRR from the coding sequence ATGGCCGCTAGCAATGGACACCTGCCGCGCACGAGCGCGGCGCTTCGCGAGGAAATCGAGCGCACCCGGGCCGACCTGGCCACGTCGGTGAGCGCGCTCAAGGTGGAGGTGGCGGAAGTCACCGACTGGCGCCAGTGGGTGCGCAAGCATCCCTACGCCTGCGTGGGGACCGCCTTCCTCGTGGGTTACCTGGTGGGCTCGCGGCGCTGA
- a CDS encoding phage holin family protein yields MHVGSEQTDRGVAALVGRMADGFSRLVTQHLQLARVELAEDAKAMGLDVASIAVFVPFLLVGYAFVCGALAAVLAPWTGWAGALALVGAANLVGGGLGILRAVKRMKSRQMMDDSVSELSRSMAALTTAQPRVAATPGVNTLKDTTGMAFKEPRDGR; encoded by the coding sequence ATGCACGTGGGCAGTGAACAGACGGATCGCGGCGTCGCCGCGCTCGTCGGGCGCATGGCGGACGGCTTCAGTCGGTTGGTGACGCAGCACCTCCAGCTGGCGCGCGTGGAGCTGGCGGAGGACGCGAAGGCCATGGGCCTGGACGTGGCGAGCATCGCCGTGTTCGTGCCCTTCCTGCTCGTGGGGTACGCCTTCGTCTGCGGGGCGCTGGCGGCCGTGCTCGCTCCGTGGACGGGGTGGGCGGGGGCGCTGGCCCTGGTGGGCGCGGCGAACCTGGTGGGCGGAGGCCTGGGCATCCTGCGCGCGGTGAAGCGGATGAAGTCACGCCAGATGATGGATGACAGCGTGAGCGAGCTGTCGCGCAGCATGGCGGCGCTCACCACGGCGCAGCCGCGGGTGGCCGCGACGCCCGGGGTGAACACGCTGAAGGACACGACGGGAATGGCTTTCAAGGAGCCGCGGGATGGCCGCTAG
- a CDS encoding endonuclease/exonuclease/phosphatase family protein encodes MELTLVSYNIHSGIGVDGAFDLERVGSVLREVNADIIALQEVGDFRGKTPREDQPEHLAEMLGMHMAFGPNVVRNGRRYGNAILSRLPVLKSKNYDLSVPRREPRGALRCDLDLGGGQQLHVFCLHLGLSVSERRRQEALLLSADLLRDAARKDPMVVCGDFNSWGNGPVSSLVREAIHDAAFELGAAARTYPTRLPLFRLDRIYVDSGVRPVSVTPHRSPLSRVASDHLPLVMRFEAPIAVQPPVAPPVQLIG; translated from the coding sequence GTGGAGCTGACCCTGGTCTCCTACAACATCCACTCCGGCATTGGCGTGGACGGAGCCTTCGACCTGGAGCGCGTGGGCTCGGTCTTGCGCGAGGTGAACGCGGACATCATCGCCCTGCAGGAGGTAGGGGACTTCCGGGGCAAGACGCCCCGGGAGGACCAGCCCGAGCACCTGGCCGAGATGCTCGGGATGCACATGGCCTTCGGACCCAACGTGGTCCGAAACGGCCGCCGGTATGGCAACGCCATCCTCAGCCGGCTGCCGGTGCTCAAGTCGAAGAACTATGACTTGAGCGTGCCGCGCCGCGAGCCCCGGGGCGCGTTGCGGTGCGACCTGGACCTGGGAGGGGGGCAGCAGCTGCACGTCTTCTGCCTCCACCTGGGATTGTCCGTGAGCGAACGGCGGCGGCAGGAAGCGCTCCTGCTGTCCGCCGACCTGCTCCGCGACGCGGCCCGCAAGGACCCCATGGTGGTGTGCGGAGACTTCAACTCCTGGGGCAACGGGCCGGTGTCGTCGCTCGTGCGCGAGGCCATCCACGACGCCGCGTTCGAACTGGGCGCCGCCGCGCGCACGTACCCCACGCGGCTGCCCCTGTTCCGCCTGGATCGCATCTACGTGGACTCGGGGGTGAGGCCCGTGTCGGTGACGCCGCACCGCTCGCCGCTGAGCCGGGTGGCGTCGGACCACCTGCCGCTGGTGATGCGCTTCGAGGCGCCCATCGCCGTGCAGCCGCCGGTCGCACCGCCGGTGCAGCTGATCGGCTAG
- a CDS encoding M23 family metallopeptidase — MPARTPSAARVLVLSLLASGSPALAAATPAAPSAVLQGELAPLKVAPVEGPRLALQPSNPKPGDPVLVTVSGASSLPTGTIEGRPLRFFAWNNGYAALTSLPVEQTEGTVAVDVTAPGRGLPVLLSGVLHVGAPGFRERELRVANKYVKPPKAVKARMEADRKAFAAAFAQPFQTPLFGQNFAWPREATVTAPFGDRRSFNGKLQTQHFGVDLDGATGSPVVAANDGTVVMTRDNYASGNTVLVHHGAGLYTAYFHLSRIDVKDGAQVKQGDALGLVGSTGRVTGPHLHWGVKADDRWVDGQTLLKLDFTGAPEAPGVATNAPGLGNP; from the coding sequence ATGCCCGCCCGGACCCCTTCCGCCGCCCGCGTCCTCGTCCTCTCCCTGCTCGCCTCCGGGTCTCCGGCGCTCGCCGCCGCCACGCCCGCCGCCCCCTCCGCCGTGCTCCAGGGAGAACTGGCGCCGCTGAAGGTGGCGCCCGTGGAGGGGCCGCGCCTGGCGCTGCAACCCTCCAACCCCAAGCCGGGCGACCCGGTGCTGGTGACGGTGAGCGGCGCGTCCTCGCTGCCCACGGGGACCATCGAGGGCCGACCCCTGCGCTTCTTCGCGTGGAACAACGGCTACGCGGCCCTCACCAGCCTGCCGGTGGAGCAGACGGAAGGCACCGTGGCGGTGGACGTCACGGCCCCCGGGCGAGGCCTGCCGGTGCTGCTGTCCGGCGTGCTCCACGTGGGCGCGCCGGGCTTCCGCGAGCGCGAGCTGCGCGTGGCCAACAAGTACGTGAAGCCGCCCAAGGCGGTGAAGGCGCGCATGGAGGCGGACCGCAAGGCGTTCGCCGCGGCATTCGCGCAGCCCTTCCAGACGCCGCTGTTCGGCCAGAACTTCGCCTGGCCGCGCGAGGCCACGGTGACGGCGCCCTTTGGCGACCGCCGCTCGTTCAACGGCAAGCTGCAGACGCAGCACTTCGGCGTGGACCTGGATGGCGCCACGGGCTCGCCGGTGGTCGCCGCCAACGACGGCACCGTGGTGATGACGCGCGACAACTACGCGTCCGGCAACACCGTGCTCGTGCACCACGGCGCGGGGCTCTACACCGCGTACTTCCACCTGTCGCGCATCGACGTGAAGGACGGCGCGCAGGTGAAGCAGGGCGACGCGCTGGGCCTGGTGGGCAGCACCGGCCGCGTCACGGGCCCGCACCTCCACTGGGGCGTGAAGGCGGATGACCGCTGGGTGGATGGCCAGACGCTGCTCAAGCTGGACTTCACCGGCGCCCCGGAAGCGCCGGGCGTGGCCACCAACGCGCCCGGCCTGGGCAACCCGTAG
- a CDS encoding TetR/AcrR family transcriptional regulator, whose amino-acid sequence MGQQKTAPENGTRESERRRTILRAAIDVFARKGYHGCRIADVAKEAGVAYGLVYHYFKNKDELLETVFETGWSGFIARARAVAESEGPLVEKVRRIADVAFEAYRVDPRAVKVLILEIARSPAGARINRQTAFVDVIRLSAQMFTRAKEAGELRPDVDPLLASALLFGSIEMGLTAFVVGLADARDTVMLERAKAQIADSFLHGVLLSGASSNAEPAKHASTPLEPPQGEEPQAAAPLKREKAAPKARTPKRG is encoded by the coding sequence GTGGGCCAGCAGAAGACGGCGCCGGAGAACGGGACGCGGGAGAGCGAGCGCCGCCGCACCATCCTGCGGGCCGCCATCGACGTGTTCGCCCGCAAGGGCTACCACGGCTGCCGTATCGCGGACGTCGCCAAGGAGGCGGGCGTCGCGTACGGGCTCGTCTACCACTACTTCAAGAACAAGGATGAGCTGCTGGAGACCGTCTTCGAGACGGGCTGGAGCGGTTTCATCGCGCGTGCGCGCGCCGTCGCGGAGAGCGAGGGGCCGCTGGTGGAGAAGGTCCGCCGCATCGCGGACGTGGCCTTCGAGGCCTACCGCGTGGATCCCCGCGCGGTGAAGGTGCTCATCCTCGAGATTGCCCGTTCACCGGCGGGAGCCCGCATCAACCGGCAGACGGCCTTCGTGGACGTCATCCGCCTGAGCGCGCAGATGTTCACCCGCGCGAAGGAGGCGGGGGAGCTGCGCCCGGACGTGGATCCGCTGCTCGCGTCCGCGCTGCTCTTCGGCTCCATCGAAATGGGGCTCACCGCCTTCGTCGTGGGGCTGGCGGACGCGCGCGACACGGTGATGCTCGAGCGCGCCAAGGCGCAGATCGCCGACTCGTTCCTCCACGGCGTCCTGCTGAGCGGCGCGTCCTCCAACGCGGAGCCCGCGAAGCACGCATCCACGCCGCTCGAGCCTCCGCAGGGTGAGGAGCCCCAGGCCGCGGCCCCGCTGAAGCGGGAGAAGGCCGCGCCCAAGGCCCGGACGCCCAAGCGCGGCTGA